The following DNA comes from Naumovozyma castellii chromosome 4, complete genome.
GGATGCATGATTAGATCTACTGTTTAGAGCACGCatacaaaatgaaaaaaaatataaaagCATGCGCAGGTGGTTTAGTGGTAAAATCCAACGTTGCCATCGTTGGGCCCCGGGTTCGATTCCCGGCTTGCgcatttatttttattttttgagttaaatattttccaagttTTTATTGACTTGTACAACGTTACGTAGAAGAAAGCTTACTAATGATCGAAAGTTGTCCTAATAGAAGGTTCTTTGAGTCATTTATCGAGTGGATATACTGGAATGAgtttaaataataacagGAAGAAACACATAAAATTCATCGAGAGACATCTAGCCTTGCTACCTGGATCTCATGAGGCACAAGATGTCAATAAAATGGCAATCGTATTTTACGCCATTGAGTCATTATGTGCATTAGAAATTGatacaaaagaaatatatacAAAGAACCTAGGATGGATACATAaacattattcaaaaatttccCTCGAGAATGATGAACCTATAGCTGGCTTCGTTGGTAGTCTGACTATGGATATCGCAGGTGTCAATACAATAAGTCTGCCTAATACACTTTTTGCCTTGTTAACACTGCTGATACTGGATGATAGAGCATTCCTAACagattcaattgaaatGGGGCGCATATCCTCCTTCGTTTCTGCTTGCcaattagaagaaaatggtTCATTTATGTCTGCATTGAACTTCGATTCGATAGAAGCTTCTTCTGTTGACTCTAACGACTTGCGATTTTGCTACATAGCTGTTACAATCTTATATCTCTGTGGATCTAGGACTATCAACGATTTTTCGCGGTATATTGATACTGAGAAGTTGGTAGAGTTTATTTCAAGTCAAAAGTGCAACGTAGGTGGGTTTGGACAATATGGAGAACCTCATGCAGGTTATACTTCCTGTGCATTATCTGCcttgaaattattggataGTCTTGATAGATTAAGTGAAGAATTCATAGAGAAATCTATAACGTGGCTAGTACAAAGACAGGTTTCTAATATTGGTTGCTCGAAATTCGAGAACGAGAATAATGCATCttatgatgaatttgatcaTGGTGGCTTCCAAGGAAGGGAGAATAAGTTTGCAGACACTTGCTATGTGTTTTGGTGTCTTAACTCATTACAAATATTGACACCCGATTGGCAAACTTTGTGCAATACTAGTCTAGTTAGAGACTTTCTTTTGAATAGAACTCAAAATTTAGTGACAGGTGGGTTTAGTAAGAACGATGAGGATGATCCTGATCTTTATCATACATGTCTGGGTATTGCCAGTCTAAAGCTGATTGACGAGTCGTTTAATGGTGTTCTTTGTATACCGAAAAACATATCCTCATCTTTAGAATCCTAATGAATGTCTGTTTTTTGTTAGATAACAATGTAAACTTTGCACACAGTACGCGCAGGTATTCTATTACTGACACTCAATAATCTGATTCCATCGTAGattagaaaatgaaagtACCTTTTTGTCATGCGTTACAACAATTAACTTTACGCCAAGACTAGTCAAGAGATTGCCACTGTTTTATTTTAACAAGGGTGTCACACCTGAGAATATCTAAAAGTTTTTATGAAGTTATATAATCAGTAACTATAATTACAACACATTGCATGAATACATATTATGAAACTATTACATATCTTCTTATTAGCATTTATTCTGGCAgaatttcttaataatatctAATAGAGTATACATTTTAGACGAAACGATGCTAGTCAATTCCTTTAAATCGTTTGTTCGAGAACCACCCATCATATCATATCTGGGATTGGAGATAGTCAAAAACAGAGTTGAATGTAATTGAATACATTTTAGGTTTATTCATATTAAGATTTGCGCTGTGGCACACAGTTATAATATCCTTCTCCTCTTTTCTTTCGGCAGGTAACCATCTGGAGTAAAAGGTAAGATGTTCATTGTTAATGATCACATCCTGCCTGCCCTCATCACGGAAATCTTTCTgttctttgaaattgatgtCATTCAGATTATTATGAAGACCTGTGCCAACATACTTAGTATATGATTCCTTTAAAGACCAATAATACGCAAAAAGGCATCTTCTTTCTACAGGTGGAAGTTCTAGTAGATATGTATATTCATCacgatgaaaaatattcttgaataaCTCCAGATCTTCTCCTAAATCATCAACAGATGCTATATCCACCCCAACATCGCCCCCAGTTGATGAACCCTTAGTGAGGTACATTACAGTGTGATTGTCACCATTACTCATATTAAAGGCAACGTTGTTGGCATTTTGAAGCATTGGCTTCCCATGTTTTCCAGCCTGAAATACCAATTGACTTATATTTTTACCAGTAGAAATTGAACAACCAAATAACTGCAACAATCTGTTACATAACATGGTATGTTTACCCATTGCCGATTTTCTAGCAAGAATTTTGCTCTGTTGTTTCAAAGGCAACAACCTCATTGCAGCTTCgaaaagaaattcatcGATCAAGCCAGAATTGGCTACATCTACTACCAGTATTATGTTCcatgaattatttaatttaatatctttcagCAATTGATCCatgttcttcttggaaCTCGACCTTTCTTCCTCTAATTAATTTTTGGAGaatatggaaaatttcaattttgagGTTACTACTCCGACGATAAGAACTACTCCATTTTCCTTAAAGAGATCACGATCAACTGGGGCAAGAAAGTGGTAGTGGAAGTAAGGGTGAAATTTACCAATGGAAAGTAGATCGCAGTTAATCAGTTCCGCTGTAGCATTCCTTAGCGATTCTGGTCTCAAAGATGCTCCATTAACtaagaagattgaattCTTGCAAAATAAAGGTTTGACCGAAGAAGAGATCGAACACGCAATTAATGAATCCACAAGTAAGAAAACAACCAGTGGAGATGGTAGTGTGTCTTCTATCAATGGTACAAACCCTGTTTCTAAGGTTTCAGAGTCGCCAGAATATCTGTATGAGGCATTACCTCCTCTACTTCCTCGCCGTGATTGGAAAGATTATTTTGTAATGGCAACAGCCACAGCTGGCCTACTTTACGGAGCATATGAAGTAACCAAAAGGTATGTGATCCCAAATATACTCCCCGAATCGAAAACTAAGTTAGAGCAAGATAAAGAGGAAATAAAATCTCAATTTGATAGAGTGGATAAGGTACTTAATGCCATTGAACAGGAGCAAACTGATTTGAGAGCGAAGGAGGAAGAGAAGTTGAACGAATTGGATACAATGATTAACGAATTACACACGACGCTTGAACAAACAACAGAAACAAGATCGAAAATGGAAAGTGAATTTAAAATGTTGAAGCTGGAGATGacaaatcttcaaaattctttagATAATTTTATCTCTAGCAACAAGAATACGAATGGGTTAGACAAAGTTAGCACTGAAGTAGAATCATTAAAAAATCTTATCAAAAGTTCAAATCTCCAACAACTTGCTGACAAATCTCACATAGATAAAAGAGATGGCATTCCCTCCTATGTTTCAAATGGTGTTCCAGGTATTGATGCTATTCCAACAGCCAGTGACTTGTTGGCAAAACTAAATATTGACAATGACGGCACCACCAAAAATGGAGAAACGttgaaagaaaaggaagccaatgaagatgatgtcCCTGCTTGGAAAAGATCAAGGGAAAAGTCTCTTCAAGGTAAAAGTACGAGCTCAATACCGGCTTGGCAGACTGAATCCAATAATGCAACAGGTAGTGTCACTCTCCCAGATTGGCAAACTGTTCTAGAGGAAGCTGGTGAGTCAGCACATGCTTCAGACTCTAACAAATGAAACCAGTTGATCAACAGAGTTATATAAATACATTCGAGACACCTTAACtgttaattaaataaagaaaactAAACGTTACTCGTATATTCTTGTCATTTTAATAGATTTTCGAGGGATTACGTAATAAGGCTTAAATGGTAGGaatgaatatttcatttcagATTCTGTCAAGAAGAATAAGACACAGGGCTAATCTCAGCATAACGACATATCACAGGGTTTCTAAGAATGGAAGAACAGTCTGTTTACCAATTAGCTTTGAAATGTGCAGAAAGAGAGATACCTGCTGCAGAATTCCTTAATTTATATAAGGAGttctttaatgaaagattttCCAAGAATATGTCAGAGAACGACGATTCCGAGATTAATGGATCTAATATGGAGGAGGTAGCCACTACGCTATCATTAAATTTCGAAGAGTTATTGAATACTGGAAACTCTTACCTTCTGGTCGACTATATCATTACGGTTTTGTTTGTCAATTACAACTCAGATCTTGTTCGTGTAGCATTCCCGAAACTGATTACGGTGGAAAACAATACCATGCTCATCCATTTTTGTTCCAAGCTGTGTGCATTCCTTTCTCAATTATCTGACAAATTAGTAACTGACCAGCTGTGTAAGGATCTACCCAATGTACTCATTCCTAGTGTATTGAACGCCGATTATAGAAATTCAAGTAATGAACTGCTTGTCTCATTTGCTAAATTGTTACAGAGATTGCTAAAGTTTATAACGACCCCAATTACTATTCAAAAAGATAACGCAAGAGAACATTCTCATGCCTTAGTTGCGCGATTGTCACACATAAATAAACTGCTTCACAAGAGATTGGGCCAAATGATCGATAGTAAgttaattttcaaagattctAAAGTGAATGTGTTCTTTAAGGATCCTGCCCATGAATATATCCACTCACCATCTCTAACTTCCCCTCAATTTATTTCAAGTCCAATGTCTATAAATAAAACTCCCATGTCTACCACATCGACGAGCAAATACAAAGATATGAGGTTGCTACGTTATTATAAGAATATATGGCTAAATAATAAGATCCATAATTGGGAACCTATAAACTCAGACTTCCTTTCTAGGTATGCGGCAATATCACCAACATTATTCCAGGAGGGGATCCCGTCATCGCAATCTTCTGATACCCTTTTAACCGATTTAGTTGAAACCTCATTTACATGTTTTGCTCAATTTGTTAGTAACAAGCAATATCATCAAGTGAATTCAAACTTAAATCTTTTGGAGCGAAAATGGGtgatttttatttcaaaacatCTGCCATTATTAATCCTAAAGCACTCATCCAAAAATCCACACGTAATTACGAAGGCATTAgataatattgatgataaagTTATCAAAGCAATTAGAACATATTATTCTGAAAAAGATGACATCAAGAGTAGGAATGAAGATCTATTTGATGATTATTCGACAACCAGCCTAGATATTAGACATGATTTTATGAAGTCATTAATAATGCTGAATCTTTTAACGCCTAACGTGATAAATGACTATCTTAGAGAGgatgaaacaattgatgTCAAAACATTGGTTACATCAGATGATTTGATCATAAATAGCTCTCAAGGAATAAAAGAATCAATTAAGGATATTCCAGCATTTGTATCTAACGAaatcaattcattagaaatggaaatgCTAAACGATTCTTCCACAGGATTAACTAATGGATTATATCAAGTACTGACAACTTTCGAATCTGTGGCCCCTACAAAGCAAAAGGATATTGCAATAGGAATAGTAAATCTATTAAAGGAATCCATAGGTAATTCGAATTATGATAAAATAACAAAATTATGTGCTCttttatatttcaattttggcCATTCCTTTACCACAATTCTATCCTTTGTGGATCCCTTGACAATCACAGAATTGTTAATAAAATTTGTGGATGACTCATGGGGCACATCAtctaatttgaaaactGAAATGTCTGATGATAATAGCTACGAATCAAATAGTAAGGCTTTGTCGATTGGCTGGGGActactattattaattgtCTTATCCAATAACTATGGCATTTCCTTACCAGATGTTGCATTGCAATCGTCAACCATTTCATCAACTAACACATTCTCTATCCAATTCGTCTCCAAACTTCCAGAAATCTTAGATACCTACACGATTGATGAACGCAATGAAAGAGACCCCAACACACAGTCAAAATCTCATAAACTTGTCCAAAGCTGGCTAAGTGATCTTTTTGTCAACGGTGCCATTTCAGATGAGTTATCACAAAACACTCAAACAGGACAACTTTCTACCCTGATCCCTTTTATCATAAAACAAGTATTATTGGCTGCTGAACTAGGTTTTGTTAGTGATCCTTCAAATCTCTTGACAGGATTCGAGTATTTTCTACAACCTTATATGCTGGTCGGATTAATCAAGGTGGTTTATTGGTTAGAACAATTCTTATCCGGATTGAAAAATAGGACATATCCAGAAGCTCTAATCCAGACTATGTTTACTTTACTGAATTCTATATTGAATCCCTCTACTTTGAATGAGGAATCAAGAACTTTCCATAATGCAATTTTACGCCTAAATGCTGttccattattgaaagtaGTAAGAAAATTCCGTTCGAAAAATGAACCAAACTATGGTGTTTATTATTCAGAGAGTGAATCTTCGGCTACCGTGGGACCATTAATCGATAAACTTGTTTCTGTACTAAACATGGGATCTATATATAACGTGGATTCAAGGATAATAAATACAGAAACAATGTATTCTCAAACAAAACCTATAGGTTACGGAAAGTTTTTAATCTTAGACGAGAATCCAATAAATAAGATAATGACTAATCAAATGAAttcattttggaatttaCACAGCAGCACCTTTTACAACTTAGACTATCTCTATGAACTAATCGATTTGATAACTCCtaaaaaattcttctttgacGTCTTCCAAACCTTAAAATATAAATCAAACACCTACGGTGTACCAGTTATGAGGAATAAAATCTCAACAACGGAAACAGAACATGTCATGGATTACTTCTTTTACTTTTTGGTCCTTTATGATGTAAGGTCGCCCGATGATGCTGCAAagtttatcaatttcatggATACTGAGGGTCACATGGATACCTCACCAGTCCAAAGTGAAGTTCAACTTAAAACTGAAAATCCACTCAAGACTGAAACGTCACAAGATGACGATTTTGATATGTTATTTGgtgaaaatgataatgaaacaagTGCTCAAGAacctgaagaagatattcaaattctgaCCGTCGAACCCAAGGTGAATgagaataatgaaatggccattttgaagagaaatTCTTTTGGAAGGATAATACATGAATTGAAAGttgctgaagaagaagcttATAAATCAGGAGGAATCCCCAAGGAGAAGTACGAGGAAACTTGTCATTATCACGAGAAGTACTTAGCATTATTAAAAGGTTGTGTTTTCTAAAAGAAGATGCAGTTTATAAAGTTAGATACTGTACTATGTAAttatttgtaatttcattcattcattcatgaaatataaaaatcattattatatatacacTTTTCTTCTATAAACGTAAAATCTTATGCAGTTATGCCTGTATGTTTAGTAATGTCCGTTGTTGAGTTAGATGCTTCTATAGTTTTAACATTATTCTCTTGGGTCTTCCCCTCCATAACAACTTGTTGAACTTGTTCCTTTTGCTTTGCTCTGTCTCTCATTCTCTCTTCAATAGTACCACGAATTAAGAGTCTATAAACTGTAACTTGCCTTGTTTGACCCAATCTATGAGCCCTATCCATTGCCTGAGAATCGATGGTTGGATTCCAATCTGAGTCATAAAATATAACAGTATCAGCTGCAGTTAGATTAATACCTAAACCACCAGCTCTAGTACTTAataagaaaacaaaaatttctGGCTTTGTCTGCCAGTCATGAACTAGATCTCTACgatcttccaatttagaGGAACCATCAAGTCTAATGTGATTATATTGCCTATAGGtcaaatattcttccaTTAAATCCATCATTTTTGtcatttggaaataaataagAACACGATGTCCTTCTCTCTTCAACTGTACCAGTAGttcatccaatttcttcaatttggCTGACTCAGTAATGAACCTATCCATTGATGGcattgaaatattggaTGAAAAGTTTTTATTCAGTGGAGCAGGGAATAATTCAGTCTTCGggaattcttcaattggtATCTTCTTATTAATATGCATGTTATATTGAGTAATTGGTGGGATTTCTGATAAAGCTTGCGTAATTACTGGGTTAAACAACTCATAATTCATTTCATTTGTCAAATGACTACAACCAGAAATTTCAAGGGAAATAGGTACTGCAGACGCATTTGGGCGATAACCTGGATGAAGAGAATTTAgatattcattttcatagactgtttctttaatgttCAGTAGAGAATCCAATATACCTTTTGTAGTCACCTTGGATGTATTTATCAAGATATCTGCTTTATCCATCAAAATAAGATCC
Coding sequences within:
- the PEX14 gene encoding Pex14p (ancestral locus Anc_2.315), whose translation is MESRSQLISSAVAFLSDSGLKDAPLTKKIEFLQNKGLTEEEIEHAINESTSKKTTSGDGSVSSINGTNPVSKVSESPEYLYEALPPLLPRRDWKDYFVMATATAGLLYGAYEVTKRYVIPNILPESKTKLEQDKEEIKSQFDRVDKVLNAIEQEQTDLRAKEEEKLNELDTMINELHTTLEQTTETRSKMESEFKMLKLEMTNLQNSLDNFISSNKNTNGLDKVSTEVESLKNLIKSSNLQQLADKSHIDKRDGIPSYVSNGVPGIDAIPTASDLLAKLNIDNDGTTKNGETLKEKEANEDDVPAWKRSREKSLQGKSTSSIPAWQTESNNATGSVTLPDWQTVLEEAGESAHASDSNK
- the NUT1 gene encoding Nut1p (ancestral locus Anc_2.316); translation: MEEQSVYQLALKCAEREIPAAEFLNLYKEFFNERFSKNMSENDDSEINGSNMEEVATTLSLNFEELLNTGNSYLLVDYIITVLFVNYNSDLVRVAFPKLITVENNTMLIHFCSKLCAFLSQLSDKLVTDQLCKDLPNVLIPSVLNADYRNSSNELLVSFAKLLQRLLKFITTPITIQKDNAREHSHALVARLSHINKLLHKRLGQMIDSKLIFKDSKVNVFFKDPAHEYIHSPSLTSPQFISSPMSINKTPMSTTSTSKYKDMRLLRYYKNIWLNNKIHNWEPINSDFLSRYAAISPTLFQEGIPSSQSSDTLLTDLVETSFTCFAQFVSNKQYHQVNSNLNLLERKWVIFISKHLPLLILKHSSKNPHVITKALDNIDDKVIKAIRTYYSEKDDIKSRNEDLFDDYSTTSLDIRHDFMKSLIMLNLLTPNVINDYLREDETIDVKTLVTSDDLIINSSQGIKESIKDIPAFVSNEINSLEMEMLNDSSTGLTNGLYQVLTTFESVAPTKQKDIAIGIVNLLKESIGNSNYDKITKLCALLYFNFGHSFTTILSFVDPLTITELLIKFVDDSWGTSSNLKTEMSDDNSYESNSKALSIGWGLLLLIVLSNNYGISLPDVALQSSTISSTNTFSIQFVSKLPEILDTYTIDERNERDPNTQSKSHKLVQSWLSDLFVNGAISDELSQNTQTGQLSTLIPFIIKQVLLAAELGFVSDPSNLLTGFEYFLQPYMLVGLIKVVYWLEQFLSGLKNRTYPEALIQTMFTLLNSILNPSTLNEESRTFHNAILRLNAVPLLKVVRKFRSKNEPNYGVYYSESESSATVGPLIDKLVSVLNMGSIYNVDSRIINTETMYSQTKPIGYGKFLILDENPINKIMTNQMNSFWNLHSSTFYNLDYLYELIDLITPKKFFFDVFQTLKYKSNTYGVPVMRNKISTTETEHVMDYFFYFLVLYDVRSPDDAAKFINFMDTEGHMDTSPVQSEVQLKTENPLKTETSQDDDFDMLFGENDNETSAQEPEEDIQILTVEPKVNENNEMAILKRNSFGRIIHELKVAEEEAYKSGGIPKEKYEETCHYHEKYLALLKGCVF
- the LYS5 gene encoding holo-[acyl-carrier-protein] synthase (ancestral locus Anc_2.314); the encoded protein is MDQLLKDIKLNNSWNIILVVDVANSGLIDEFLFEAAMRLLPLKQQSKILARKSAMGKHTMLCNRLLQLFGCSISTGKNISQLVFQAGKHGKPMLQNANNVAFNMSNGDNHTVMYLTKGSSTGGDVGVDIASVDDLGEDLELFKNIFHRDEYTYLLELPPVERRCLFAYYWSLKESYTKYVGTGLHNNLNDINFKEQKDFRDEGRQDVIINNEHLTFYSRWLPAERKEEKDIITVCHSANLNMNKPKMYSITFNSVFDYLQSQI
- the CDC43 gene encoding protein geranylgeranyltransferase type I subunit CDC43 (ancestral locus Anc_2.312), with translation MSLNNNRKKHIKFIERHLALLPGSHEAQDVNKMAIVFYAIESLCALEIDTKEIYTKNLGWIHKHYSKISLENDEPIAGFVGSLTMDIAGVNTISLPNTLFALLTLLILDDRAFLTDSIEMGRISSFVSACQLEENGSFMSALNFDSIEASSVDSNDLRFCYIAVTILYLCGSRTINDFSRYIDTEKLVEFISSQKCNVGGFGQYGEPHAGYTSCALSALKLLDSLDRLSEEFIEKSITWLVQRQVSNIGCSKFENENNASYDEFDHGGFQGRENKFADTCYVFWCLNSLQILTPDWQTLCNTSLVRDFLLNRTQNLVTGGFSKNDEDDPDLYHTCLGIASLKLIDESFNGVLCIPKNISSSLES